The sequence GGGCCGCGAGCCGCACCCGGGACTTCGACTTCCGCCTCGACGGGCTGCTCGGCCGGGACATGCGCGGCCGGACCGTCGGCGTGCTCGGCACCGGCAAGATCGGCGAGGCGTTCACCCGGATCGCCCACGGCTTCGGCATGAAGCTGCTCGGCTGGGACGTCGTGGAGAACCCGGCCTGCGTCGAGCTGGGCATGGAGTACGTGGAGAAGGAGCGGCTGTTCGCCGAGGCGGACCTGATCAGCCTGCACGTACCGCTGCTGCCCGCCACCGAGCACCTCGTCGACGAGGCCGCCCTCCGGGCGATGAAGGACGACGCGATCCTCGTCAACTCCAGCCGCGGCGGCCTCATCGACTCGGCCGCCCTGGTCACCGAACTGCGCGCGGGCCGTTTCCTCGGCGTCGGGCTCGACGTGTACGAGGCGGAGGCCGGGCTGTTCTTCCTCGACAAGTCCCTGGAGGGCATCGACGACGACACCCTCGCCCGGCTGGTGACCTTCCCCAACGTCATCGTCACCTCCCACCAGGCGTACTACACCGAGGACGCGGTGGGCCAGATCATCGACGCGACCGTCCGGAACGTCGCCGACCACCTGGCCCGCCGCCGCAGCGAGAACGTCCTCGTGCCGAGGAACGCCTAGGGCCAGACGCCGCGCGGCAGGCGGCAGTTCGACGACAGGCCCTGGGCTCAGCGCGGCACGGGCAGCCCCGCCAGCAGCTCCGTCACGATCGCCGCGCCCCGCACGGTCAGCACCGACTCCGGGTGGAACTGCACCGAGGCGAAGCCCGGCCCGCGCAGCGCGTGCAGTTCCCCGCTCGCCTCGTCCCGGCTCACCTCGATCCCGTGCGCCGCCAGCTCGGCGGCGGCCGGGTCGTCGCACCGGGCGGTGAAGCTGTTGTAGAAGCCCACCGTCTCCGGCCGCCCGAACAGCTCGATCCTGGTCTGCGCCCCCTGGTACGGCACCGCCTTGCGGACGATCTCCAGACCCAGCTCCGCCGCGATCAGCTCATGCCCCAGGCAGACCCCGAGCAGCCCGTGCCGATGGTCCCGCACCAGCCCGGCGGCGATCTCCCGCAGCAGCCGCATCTTGGGGTCGCCCAGGTCGCCCGGATCTCCCGGTCCGGGGCCCAGCACCACGGGCCCCTCGTGGGCCCGGACCACCGCGCGCAGCCCCGGCTCGTCGTACCGGCGCACCGAGACCTCGAGACCGGACGCCCGCAGCAGATGGGCCAGCATCGCGGTGAACGTGTCCTCGCCGTCCACCACCAGCGCGTGGCCGGACAGCTCCCGGACACGTTCCTGCATCCGCAGCCAGAACGGGGCGAGCCCCCCGCGCCGGTCGTCCAGCGCCGCCTGCACCCGGGGGTCGGAGGCGAGCCGCGGTCGGTCCGCCTCCGCCGCCGGGCGGCCCGGCCGCACACCCAGCGCGGCCAGGACCCCGGCCGCCTTGGCGTGCGTCTCGGCGACCTCGCCCTCCGGGTCCGAGTGGCGCACGAGCGTGGCCCCGACCGGCACCCTCAGCGAACCGTCGGGGGCGATGTCGGCGGTACGGATCAGGATCGGCGAGTCCAGCGTCTGCGCCCCGTTCGCGTCCCGGCCCAGCAGGGCCAGCGCCCCCGCGTAGTAGCCGCGGCCCCCGGCCTCGTACCGCTCGATCACCCGGCACGCGTTCTGCACCGGGGAGCCCGTCACGGTCGCCGCGAACATCGTCTCGCGCAGCACGTCCCGCACATCCAGGGAGGACCTCCCGCGCAGTTCGTACTCGGTGTGCGCGAGGTGGGCCATCTCCTTGAGCCGGGGCCCGACGACCACCCCGCCCATGTCGCCCACCGTGCACATCATCTTCAGCTCCTCGTCGACCACCATGGACAGCTCCTCGCTCTCCTTGCGGTCCGCGAGGAACGCCAGCAGGCTCTCCGGGGTGGGCCCCTCGGCCGGGTAGCGGTACGTCCCGCTGATCGGGTTCATCACGACCGTCCCGCCGGACATCCGGACATGCACCTCGGGGCTCGCGCCCACCAGCACCCGCCCGCCCGTCGCCCGCCGCCGCCCCGAGACGGAGGGCCCTTCGGGCCCGCTGCCGCCTGTGTGCACCACGAACGTCCAGTACGCGCCCCGCTCGCCCGCCAGCAGTCGCCGGAACAGCGCCAGCGCGTCCGCCCGCCCGAACCCGGGGATCTCGCC is a genomic window of Streptomyces sp. YPW6 containing:
- a CDS encoding 2-hydroxyacid dehydrogenase, encoding MEILAFGVQSDEKPLIEKAFEGLHEVRCLDVFLTRDTAPIAAGHEIISTSVNADLSAPVLQTLAAGGTQMIAQRSTGFNNIDLEVAERLALRVARVSYYSPYSVAEFAWTLAMAVNRRIIRAASRTRDFDFRLDGLLGRDMRGRTVGVLGTGKIGEAFTRIAHGFGMKLLGWDVVENPACVELGMEYVEKERLFAEADLISLHVPLLPATEHLVDEAALRAMKDDAILVNSSRGGLIDSAALVTELRAGRFLGVGLDVYEAEAGLFFLDKSLEGIDDDTLARLVTFPNVIVTSHQAYYTEDAVGQIIDATVRNVADHLARRRSENVLVPRNA
- a CDS encoding anthranilate synthase family protein; translated protein: MSQTSPRSASALIGRLLAEDAPPFALLRRRTPGRDHDHVELLIGGVREVDRLADLPVGASPALALVPFRQIAERGFDVRDDGTPLSVLVADESYELGLAEVLAALPAHDVTVTDHGFDVPDEEYADVVRRVIRDEIGQGEGANFVIRRTFRGEIPGFGRADALALFRRLLAGERGAYWTFVVHTGGSGPEGPSVSGRRRATGGRVLVGASPEVHVRMSGGTVVMNPISGTYRYPAEGPTPESLLAFLADRKESEELSMVVDEELKMMCTVGDMGGVVVGPRLKEMAHLAHTEYELRGRSSLDVRDVLRETMFAATVTGSPVQNACRVIERYEAGGRGYYAGALALLGRDANGAQTLDSPILIRTADIAPDGSLRVPVGATLVRHSDPEGEVAETHAKAAGVLAALGVRPGRPAAEADRPRLASDPRVQAALDDRRGGLAPFWLRMQERVRELSGHALVVDGEDTFTAMLAHLLRASGLEVSVRRYDEPGLRAVVRAHEGPVVLGPGPGDPGDLGDPKMRLLREIAAGLVRDHRHGLLGVCLGHELIAAELGLEIVRKAVPYQGAQTRIELFGRPETVGFYNSFTARCDDPAAAELAAHGIEVSRDEASGELHALRGPGFASVQFHPESVLTVRGAAIVTELLAGLPVPR